One region of Anaeromyxobacter paludicola genomic DNA includes:
- the dbpB gene encoding DGQHR domain-containing protein DpdB, which yields MSTETVIRRRALRIVQDPKHPLYLFTLTAAELLQVADVSRVSRTEVGKLIGYQRPEVKKHVRGIIEYLDSGPVLFPNSVILALSSSVVFKEMRGPKIDEALADAGTIEIVLSADGQPRPAWIVDGQQRALALSRCQRRDLLVPVNAFIADDLESQKEQFLRINNTKPLPRGLVNELLPDVDTVLPTHLAARHAPAKLTELLNRDPESPFLGLIHRTSMKGAGKGKAVVSDTAVLQMIHESLTTPSGCLFPYRNIATGETDFAGVRLVLLLYWNGVKSVFPEAWGLPPSRSRLMHGAGIRAMGRLMDRVMGVVRLGDKRAEKLVRRELLRVKDECHWTEGEWTELGGLRWNEVQNVPTHVKVLSNFLVRAYLQRSRSAA from the coding sequence GTGTCCACTGAAACCGTGATACGCCGCCGCGCGCTGAGAATTGTTCAGGACCCGAAGCATCCTCTGTACTTGTTTACGCTCACTGCAGCGGAGTTGCTACAGGTAGCCGACGTTTCGCGTGTGTCGCGGACAGAGGTCGGCAAGTTGATCGGCTACCAGCGCCCCGAGGTAAAGAAGCACGTTCGTGGCATCATCGAATACCTCGATAGCGGTCCGGTGCTCTTCCCGAACTCCGTGATCTTGGCCCTTTCGTCTAGCGTGGTGTTCAAGGAGATGAGGGGGCCCAAGATCGACGAGGCGCTCGCGGACGCTGGGACGATCGAGATCGTTCTCTCCGCTGATGGTCAGCCGCGTCCCGCGTGGATCGTTGATGGTCAGCAGCGGGCCCTTGCGCTTTCGCGGTGCCAACGCCGGGACTTGCTCGTTCCGGTTAATGCGTTCATCGCCGATGACCTGGAGTCCCAGAAGGAGCAGTTTCTTCGGATCAACAACACCAAGCCGCTGCCTCGCGGTCTGGTGAACGAACTTCTTCCGGACGTGGATACCGTCCTTCCGACGCATCTCGCCGCTCGACACGCGCCAGCGAAGTTGACGGAGTTGCTCAACCGCGATCCCGAGTCACCTTTTTTGGGTCTCATTCATCGGACCTCGATGAAAGGCGCGGGCAAGGGCAAGGCGGTGGTGAGCGACACGGCCGTGCTCCAGATGATCCACGAAAGCCTGACTACCCCGTCCGGATGCCTGTTCCCTTACCGCAACATTGCTACCGGCGAGACGGACTTCGCGGGCGTCAGACTCGTCCTCCTGCTGTACTGGAACGGCGTGAAGTCGGTATTCCCCGAGGCCTGGGGACTCCCTCCCTCACGAAGCCGTCTCATGCACGGCGCCGGCATTCGCGCGATGGGGCGCCTAATGGACCGAGTCATGGGTGTCGTGCGACTCGGCGACAAGAGGGCAGAGAAACTCGTCAGGCGGGAACTCCTGCGCGTCAAGGACGAGTGCCACTGGACCGAGGGCGAGTGGACGGAACTCGGCGGCCTTCGATGGAACGAGGTTCAAAACGTTCCCACGCACGTTAAGGTCCTCTCCAATTTCCTGGTCCGTGCGTACCTGCAGCGCAGCCGGAGTGCGGCATGA
- the folE2 gene encoding GTP cyclohydrolase FolE2: MMVDLQGSPDDRKIAIDQVGVTDLKYPIVILDRLHEKQQTVASLTMSVNLPHHFKGTHMSRFIEVLSEHRGEVTMRTLPTVLKQLKAVLEAESARIEVRFPYFLERVAPVSGATAPMDYDCWFIGEVNGGSDDFLLGVRVPVTSLCPCSKAISDYGAHNQRGLVTIEVRGEREAEGHPALIWIEELVAVAETSGSAPVYPLLKRADERHVTMQAYDNPVFVEDMVRNVASKLQSDDRIAWFRVEAVNQESIHNHSAFARIEWKRPSV, translated from the coding sequence ATGATGGTCGACCTCCAGGGTTCGCCCGACGACCGGAAGATCGCGATCGATCAGGTCGGGGTGACCGACCTGAAATACCCGATCGTCATTCTCGACCGGTTGCACGAGAAGCAGCAGACAGTGGCTAGTCTGACGATGTCCGTGAACCTTCCGCATCATTTCAAGGGCACGCACATGAGCCGCTTCATCGAGGTGCTTTCCGAGCACCGCGGTGAGGTGACGATGCGGACGCTGCCGACGGTCCTCAAGCAACTCAAGGCGGTTCTCGAGGCGGAGAGTGCGCGCATCGAGGTCCGTTTTCCGTATTTCCTCGAGCGCGTTGCGCCGGTGAGTGGCGCCACCGCGCCGATGGACTATGACTGCTGGTTCATCGGAGAGGTCAACGGCGGCTCTGATGACTTCCTGCTGGGGGTTCGCGTTCCGGTCACCAGCCTGTGTCCATGCTCTAAGGCCATCAGCGACTACGGCGCGCACAACCAACGAGGCCTTGTCACCATCGAGGTTCGTGGGGAACGCGAGGCGGAAGGTCATCCCGCGCTCATCTGGATCGAAGAACTGGTTGCGGTGGCCGAGACCTCGGGCTCCGCTCCCGTGTACCCCCTGCTGAAGCGTGCGGACGAGCGGCATGTCACCATGCAGGCATACGACAACCCGGTGTTCGTCGAGGATATGGTCCGTAACGTCGCGTCCAAGCTTCAATCGGACGACCGCATTGCCTGGTTCAGAGTGGAAGCAGTGAACCAGGAGAGCATCCACAACCACAGCGCCTTCGCGCGAATCGAGTGGAAGCGTCCTTCCGTCTAG
- the queD gene encoding 6-carboxytetrahydropterin synthase QueD: MELFKQFTFEAAHRLPNVPPGHKCSRLHGHSFMVELHARGPVGSESGWVMDFGDIKKAFQPLLDRLDHYYLNEVDGLENPTSEVLARWIWRRLKPGLPLLSEIVVRETCTSGCIYRGEEE; this comes from the coding sequence GTGGAACTCTTCAAGCAGTTCACGTTCGAGGCGGCGCACCGGTTGCCTAACGTCCCGCCTGGGCACAAGTGCTCCAGGCTTCATGGCCATTCGTTCATGGTCGAGTTGCACGCCCGGGGTCCGGTGGGTTCGGAGTCCGGTTGGGTGATGGACTTCGGCGATATCAAGAAGGCGTTCCAGCCTCTGCTGGACAGGCTCGACCACTACTATCTCAACGAGGTTGACGGCCTCGAGAACCCCACGAGCGAGGTGCTGGCGCGCTGGATCTGGCGTCGTTTGAAGCCCGGACTTCCGCTTCTGTCCGAGATCGTCGTTCGTGAGACATGCACTTCGGGCTGCATCTACCGCGGGGAGGAGGAGTGA
- the queE gene encoding 7-carboxy-7-deazaguanine synthase, which yields MAYVVKEIFYTVQGEGGHAGRPAVFCRFSGCNLWSGREVDRASAVCRFCDTDFSGTDGPGGGRFASPDDLADAVRNAWPGSTAPNRRPFVVCTGGEPGLQLDPLLVRALHVRGFEIAVETNGTVPLVSGIDWVCVSPKAGTELAVRTGNELKLIFPQFGAEPKRYASLPFAEFFLQPMDGPRRVENTQRVLEYCLANPPWRVSLQAHKWLGIR from the coding sequence ATGGCATACGTCGTCAAAGAGATCTTCTACACGGTTCAGGGCGAGGGTGGCCACGCCGGGCGCCCCGCCGTGTTCTGTCGGTTTTCGGGTTGCAATTTGTGGTCTGGGCGGGAAGTCGACCGCGCTTCAGCCGTGTGTCGCTTCTGCGATACGGACTTCTCCGGGACCGACGGACCCGGCGGAGGGCGATTTGCCTCGCCGGATGATCTCGCCGATGCGGTTCGCAACGCGTGGCCTGGCTCGACTGCGCCGAACCGGCGGCCTTTCGTGGTTTGCACTGGCGGGGAGCCGGGTCTCCAACTCGACCCTTTACTCGTGAGAGCTCTGCATGTGAGGGGGTTTGAAATCGCCGTCGAAACGAACGGGACCGTTCCGCTGGTCAGCGGAATCGATTGGGTGTGTGTCAGCCCAAAAGCGGGAACGGAACTCGCTGTGCGCACGGGCAACGAGCTCAAGCTCATCTTCCCGCAGTTTGGTGCGGAGCCGAAGAGATACGCCTCGCTACCGTTCGCAGAGTTCTTCCTGCAGCCGATGGACGGGCCGCGCCGCGTTGAGAACACGCAGCGCGTCCTCGAGTACTGCCTCGCGAATCCACCATGGCGGGTAAGTCTCCAGGCACACAAGTGGCTCGGAATCCGGTGA
- the queC gene encoding 7-cyano-7-deazaguanine synthase QueC produces the protein MVKTMSDRSKAVVLLSGGLDSTTALAIANSEGYESYALSFRYGQRHVAELAAAQRVASRYGVRQHVIADINLRVFGGSALTADIAVPKDRPLDHMGEGIPVTYVPARNTIFLSFALAWAEVLEAGDIFLGVNALDYSGYPDCRPEYIEAYERMANLATKAGVEGRQRLRIHTPLLRLTKAGIIRKGLDLGVDYSLTSSCYDPSPSGAACRHCDSCLLRNKGFEELGMTDPVYGRAP, from the coding sequence ATGGTGAAGACGATGTCTGATCGATCGAAAGCCGTCGTGCTTCTGAGTGGTGGCCTGGACTCGACGACCGCTCTCGCCATCGCGAATTCAGAGGGCTACGAGTCGTACGCCCTCAGCTTCAGGTACGGACAAAGGCATGTTGCGGAACTCGCAGCAGCGCAGCGGGTCGCCTCCCGCTACGGCGTGAGGCAGCACGTCATTGCCGACATCAACCTGCGGGTGTTCGGCGGGTCGGCGCTGACGGCCGACATCGCGGTTCCGAAAGATAGGCCCCTGGACCACATGGGTGAGGGCATCCCGGTAACGTACGTCCCTGCACGCAATACCATCTTCTTGTCGTTCGCCCTCGCGTGGGCTGAGGTGCTCGAGGCAGGCGACATCTTCCTCGGCGTTAACGCACTCGACTACAGCGGCTACCCGGACTGCCGGCCCGAGTACATCGAAGCGTATGAGCGGATGGCGAATCTCGCCACGAAGGCGGGAGTCGAGGGGCGTCAGCGGTTGCGGATTCACACGCCGCTGCTTCGGCTCACCAAGGCAGGGATCATCCGCAAGGGACTCGACCTCGGTGTCGATTATTCCTTGACGAGTTCCTGCTATGACCCATCACCGAGTGGCGCAGCCTGTCGCCATTGCGACTCGTGCCTTCTAAGGAACAAGGGCTTTGAGGAGCTTGGGATGACCGACCCGGTATACGGACGAGCCCCGTAG